In Sphingomonas sp. PAMC26645, one DNA window encodes the following:
- a CDS encoding DUF2029 domain-containing protein, with protein sequence MLAILLIALAILRPIDHDESQYVAAAILTAHGLIPYRDFAYLQTPLQPYLFAPIAALAGEWTWPALRITNALLGAATIAAVHRAARIGGADTRAATFAAALFATCDILLFSIGTARNDALPAACLALALPAIVRTARDQASRRDAILIGTLLAAAATAKISYALPALTYGIWTLFRADRRPWWTLLGTLPFVALTTALFLQAPEGFLFGVISFPGHAPTEWYQARPWKLSNIAKIIDTLKFLALGPALLAIVATIGRRQRWHLILDLLILAGLIAALAPVPTWRQYLLPMLPALFVRLALVWHAHPPGKAMRIAAVVFACAGLAPTIEAVANGRIPMLDAMRDASAVRQTLDREHVAGPVATLSPQFLPGTASDPRFATGPFYFRSTALLDADQDRQLRLVSHARMHLLGQPPAILTGGEGAWSSGDDRIDTLLATYAIRQGYRAVPVPDTRFTLYVARRASPRPAPHNSP encoded by the coding sequence GTGTTAGCGATACTCCTCATCGCCCTCGCAATCCTTCGCCCGATCGATCACGACGAGAGCCAATACGTCGCCGCCGCCATCCTCACCGCGCACGGCCTCATCCCCTACCGAGACTTCGCCTATCTCCAGACCCCGCTCCAACCCTATCTGTTCGCCCCGATCGCCGCCCTGGCCGGCGAATGGACATGGCCAGCCCTACGCATAACCAACGCCCTCCTCGGCGCAGCCACCATTGCAGCCGTCCACCGCGCCGCCCGCATCGGCGGCGCCGACACCCGCGCCGCCACCTTCGCCGCCGCGCTGTTCGCCACCTGCGACATCCTCCTCTTCAGCATTGGCACGGCCCGCAACGACGCGCTCCCCGCCGCCTGCCTCGCGCTGGCCCTCCCCGCGATCGTCCGAACCGCCCGCGACCAGGCAAGCCGCCGCGACGCGATCCTGATCGGCACGCTGCTCGCCGCCGCCGCAACCGCGAAAATCTCATACGCCCTCCCCGCGCTCACTTACGGCATCTGGACACTGTTCCGCGCCGACCGTCGCCCATGGTGGACCCTGCTGGGCACGCTCCCGTTCGTCGCCCTGACCACAGCCCTATTCCTCCAGGCCCCCGAAGGTTTCCTGTTCGGCGTCATCAGCTTCCCCGGCCATGCCCCCACCGAATGGTACCAGGCCCGTCCCTGGAAGCTGTCCAACATCGCCAAGATCATCGACACGCTCAAGTTCCTCGCGCTCGGCCCAGCCCTGCTCGCGATCGTCGCCACCATCGGCAGGCGACAACGCTGGCACCTGATCCTCGACCTGCTGATCCTCGCCGGCCTGATCGCCGCGCTCGCGCCGGTGCCGACGTGGCGGCAATATCTGCTGCCGATGCTGCCGGCGCTATTCGTGCGTCTCGCGCTGGTCTGGCACGCGCACCCACCCGGCAAGGCGATGCGGATCGCGGCGGTCGTCTTCGCCTGCGCCGGTCTCGCCCCCACGATCGAAGCCGTCGCGAACGGGCGCATCCCGATGCTCGACGCGATGCGCGATGCCTCAGCCGTTCGCCAGACGCTGGACCGCGAACACGTCGCCGGCCCGGTCGCGACGCTCTCCCCGCAATTCCTCCCCGGCACCGCGAGCGACCCGCGCTTCGCCACCGGCCCCTTCTACTTCCGCAGCACCGCGCTGCTAGACGCGGATCAGGATCGCCAACTTCGTCTGGTCTCGCACGCACGGATGCATCTTCTCGGCCAACCGCCCGCGATCCTCACCGGCGGCGAAGGCGCGTGGAGCAGTGGCGACGATCGGATCGACACCTTGCTCGCCACCTACGCGATCCGCCAAGGCTATCGGGCGGTTCCCGTCCCCGACACACGCTTCACCCTGTACGTCGCACGCCGTGCTTCGCCGCGACCAGCCCCGCATAATAGTCCATGA
- a CDS encoding glycosyltransferase — protein MRVVDVNEFYSPTGGGVRTYVDRKMGIMADMGHELIVVAPGKEDRVEERPGGGRIIYLKSPGMPFDRNYGLFWDEGAIHRVLDDLDPDVVECCSPWRPAWFVGDWQGRAVKAFFMHNDNIAAYAQRWFAGVASHDQIERGFAWYSRYMSRFLEKYDVVVTNGPALEKRLRARGLRIDAAMPLGIERGHFSPDLRDLRLRAALLRQCGLPEDGMLLLGLGRHHGEKRWPLVVDAVARAGATLPVGLVLIGAGAQTKAIQRRIGGSPHIRMFAPVYDRERLARIMASCDALIHGSEAEPFGLVASEAMASGLPLIVPDTGGCAEVADRHASELYAARDAESVAAAIGRLFARDPALLRRAAAVAARHVRSDREHAVELMDYYAGLVAAKHGVRRTG, from the coding sequence GTGAGAGTGGTGGACGTCAACGAGTTCTACTCGCCGACCGGCGGCGGCGTGCGGACCTATGTCGACCGGAAAATGGGGATCATGGCGGACATGGGCCATGAACTGATCGTCGTCGCGCCGGGCAAGGAAGACCGCGTCGAGGAGCGGCCGGGCGGGGGGCGGATCATCTACCTCAAGTCGCCGGGGATGCCGTTCGATCGCAATTACGGGTTGTTCTGGGACGAGGGCGCGATCCACCGCGTGCTCGACGATCTCGATCCGGACGTGGTCGAATGCTGCTCGCCGTGGCGGCCGGCGTGGTTCGTCGGCGACTGGCAGGGGCGGGCGGTGAAGGCGTTCTTCATGCACAACGACAATATCGCCGCCTATGCGCAGCGCTGGTTCGCGGGCGTTGCGAGCCACGACCAGATCGAGCGCGGGTTCGCCTGGTACAGCCGGTACATGAGCCGGTTTCTCGAGAAATACGACGTCGTCGTCACCAACGGCCCGGCGCTGGAGAAGCGGTTGCGCGCGCGGGGGCTGCGGATCGACGCGGCGATGCCGCTGGGGATCGAGCGCGGACATTTTTCGCCGGACCTACGTGATTTACGGTTGCGCGCGGCGTTGCTGCGGCAGTGCGGGTTGCCGGAGGACGGCATGCTCTTGCTCGGGCTCGGGCGGCATCACGGCGAGAAGCGCTGGCCTCTGGTGGTCGATGCGGTGGCGCGGGCGGGGGCGACTCTGCCGGTCGGGCTGGTCCTGATCGGCGCGGGGGCGCAGACCAAGGCGATCCAGCGGCGAATCGGCGGGTCGCCGCATATCCGGATGTTCGCGCCTGTCTATGACCGCGAGCGACTTGCGCGGATCATGGCGAGTTGCGATGCGCTGATCCATGGGTCGGAGGCGGAGCCGTTTGGACTGGTCGCGTCGGAGGCGATGGCGTCGGGCCTGCCGCTGATCGTGCCGGATACGGGCGGGTGCGCGGAGGTTGCGGACCGCCATGCGAGCGAGCTTTACGCGGCGCGCGACGCGGAGAGTGTGGCTGCGGCGATCGGACGATTGTTCGCGCGCGATCCGGCGTTGTTGCGGCGGGCGGCGGCGGTGGCGGCGCGGCATGTGCGCAGCGACCGTGAGCATGCGGTGGAACTCATGGACTATTATGCGGGGCTGGTCGCGGCGAAGCACGGCGTGCGACGTACAGGGTGA
- the ubiG gene encoding bifunctional 2-polyprenyl-6-hydroxyphenol methylase/3-demethylubiquinol 3-O-methyltransferase UbiG: MILASDTATNATIDPREAAHFGTMAKDWWDPKGSSAPLHKLNPPRLRYIREQVDAHWGGDGATFTPLAGKTALDVGCGAGLLCEPLARLGAEVTGIDAAPENIAVAEIHAAQSGLAIDYRAGGVEGLVGQFDLVTSLEVIEHVSDPAGFVRGLARTLAEGGLLILSTPNRTPLSRLAMITVAEGAGVIPKGTHDWNKFLTPEELTALLKDAGLRVTDTRGLSFSPATGFTLSDSTSLDYFLTAVKA; the protein is encoded by the coding sequence ATGATACTGGCAAGCGACACCGCAACGAACGCAACAATCGATCCGCGCGAGGCCGCGCATTTCGGCACCATGGCGAAGGACTGGTGGGACCCGAAGGGCTCGTCGGCGCCACTTCACAAGCTCAATCCGCCGCGGTTGCGCTATATCCGCGAGCAGGTGGACGCGCATTGGGGTGGCGACGGTGCGACCTTCACGCCGCTGGCGGGGAAGACCGCGCTCGACGTCGGGTGTGGTGCGGGGTTGCTGTGTGAGCCGCTCGCCCGGCTCGGTGCAGAGGTTACGGGGATCGATGCGGCACCTGAGAATATCGCGGTGGCGGAGATCCATGCGGCGCAGAGCGGGCTTGCGATCGACTACCGTGCGGGGGGAGTGGAAGGACTGGTCGGCCAGTTCGATCTCGTTACCAGCCTGGAGGTGATCGAGCACGTCAGCGACCCCGCCGGCTTTGTTCGGGGTCTTGCGCGGACGTTGGCGGAGGGCGGGTTGCTGATTCTCTCAACGCCCAACCGGACGCCGTTGTCGCGGCTGGCGATGATCACCGTTGCAGAGGGGGCTGGCGTCATTCCCAAGGGCACCCACGACTGGAACAAGTTCCTTACTCCCGAGGAATTGACCGCGCTGCTGAAGGATGCGGGGCTGCGTGTGACGGACACGCGGGGGTTGAGCTTCTCGCCGGCCACCGGCTTCACGCTGAGCGATTCGACGAGCCTCGATTACTTCCTGACCGCGGTAAAAGCCTAA
- the acpS gene encoding holo-ACP synthase, translated as MIIGLGSDLCNIERIAASVARFGDRFEQRVFTDVERAKAARRPFTKAGTLAKRFAAKEAFSKAVGTGFRAGVFMRDIGVVNASSGAPTLALTGGAKARLDALIPEGHAARVHLTMTDDHPWAQAFVIIEAIPLISPDMRQDTNR; from the coding sequence GTGATCATCGGGCTTGGGTCCGACCTGTGTAACATCGAGCGGATTGCCGCGTCCGTCGCGCGGTTCGGGGATCGGTTCGAGCAGCGCGTGTTTACCGATGTCGAGCGGGCGAAAGCGGCGCGGCGGCCTTTCACGAAAGCCGGGACGCTGGCGAAGCGGTTCGCCGCGAAGGAGGCGTTTTCGAAGGCCGTGGGGACCGGGTTTCGCGCGGGCGTCTTCATGCGCGATATCGGCGTGGTCAACGCCTCCAGCGGCGCGCCGACGCTGGCGTTGACCGGGGGCGCCAAAGCGAGGCTTGACGCGTTGATCCCCGAAGGCCACGCCGCCCGCGTGCATTTGACGATGACCGATGATCATCCGTGGGCGCAGGCCTTCGTGATCATCGAAGCCATACCTCTGATATCCCCGGACATGCGCCAGGATACGAACCGATGA
- a CDS encoding glycosyltransferase produces MSLVSKPPIAQHILTYAEDLRGGGVERAQLRLARGWLAAGRRVTLAIEDISGPLAAELPDGLEVVAPSWLLALPKVVRRLAPDIIFCPGNFYTGIAAWTRLRLGKTCPPIVAKMSNAPARADHGRLMHAAHQVWLARHGSFLDHLVAMTPATADEAALATHMAGRTSVIPNPPAVPIPSALPDLPPRFILGVGRLEPQKRWDRLIAALPLLADQTIPLVILGEGSERGAIEAQIRALGLGTRVLLLGHSSDPLPVMARAAVLVLTSEYEGVPGVLREALSVGTPVISTDSSAAVAEIIDRTDRGTVIAREDAAALVAALNAWLEPIRQRPEPVPQPGADSANRYLALFDQLVRR; encoded by the coding sequence ATGTCACTCGTGAGCAAGCCACCGATCGCGCAGCACATCCTGACCTATGCCGAGGACTTGCGCGGCGGCGGGGTAGAACGCGCGCAACTGCGCCTCGCGCGCGGCTGGCTCGCGGCGGGCCGGCGCGTGACGCTGGCGATCGAGGATATTTCCGGGCCGCTGGCGGCGGAACTGCCGGACGGGTTAGAGGTCGTCGCGCCCTCGTGGTTGCTCGCGCTGCCGAAGGTCGTGCGCCGTCTAGCGCCGGACATCATATTCTGCCCCGGTAATTTCTACACCGGCATCGCGGCATGGACCCGGCTGCGACTCGGCAAGACGTGTCCGCCGATCGTCGCCAAGATGTCCAACGCCCCCGCGCGCGCCGATCATGGCCGCCTGATGCACGCCGCGCACCAGGTCTGGCTCGCGCGGCACGGCAGCTTCCTCGATCACCTCGTCGCGATGACGCCGGCGACCGCGGACGAGGCGGCCTTGGCGACCCACATGGCCGGGCGGACGAGCGTCATCCCGAACCCGCCAGCGGTGCCTATTCCCAGCGCGCTGCCCGACCTGCCACCGCGCTTCATTCTCGGCGTCGGCCGGCTCGAACCGCAGAAGCGCTGGGACCGCCTGATCGCCGCACTCCCGCTGCTCGCAGACCAGACGATACCGCTCGTCATCCTCGGCGAAGGTAGCGAGCGCGGGGCGATCGAGGCACAGATCCGCGCGCTCGGCTTGGGGACGCGCGTCCTCCTACTCGGCCACAGCAGCGACCCGCTCCCAGTCATGGCTCGCGCGGCGGTACTAGTGCTGACATCGGAGTACGAAGGTGTACCGGGGGTGTTGCGCGAGGCACTGTCGGTCGGGACGCCGGTGATCTCGACCGACTCGAGCGCAGCGGTGGCGGAGATTATTGATCGGACGGACCGTGGGACGGTCATCGCGAGGGAGGACGCTGCTGCGTTGGTCGCAGCGCTGAACGCATGGCTAGAGCCAATTCGGCAGCGACCCGAACCAGTCCCCCAACCGGGTGCGGACTCAGCCAACCGCTACCTCGCACTCTTCGACCAACTAGTGAGGCGGTAA
- a CDS encoding AI-2E family transporter, giving the protein MAETKTVDELSPVEMRDPFLRKELKRAAIWLGLACVIALLIVLVQPLLIIFAGVVFAALLDGGVRLLGRVLPIGRGWRLLIVVLLTFAFLVGTFVLTGVQVTEQVTQLRSTLESQANRFTGYLTTQGLMPGASDVNGIVKQALGSVGRVTSWVGSAIGAITSMFMILILGLFIAMDPGTYSRGLQWMVPLDLRPEFARTLVKMGATLRRLLAGRLLGMAVEGVASGIALAVGGVPMAMLLGIIAGILAFIPNVGAIVTGVLMVAVGFSAGVDTGYWAIGTYLVVQTIDGYVIVPMVAKRTVDLPPALTLGAQILASALFGILGLALADPMTAMLKTALERRSEREEEKAEADEGAATPA; this is encoded by the coding sequence ATGGCGGAGACCAAGACCGTCGACGAACTGAGCCCGGTCGAGATGCGCGATCCGTTCCTGCGCAAGGAACTGAAGCGCGCAGCGATCTGGCTCGGGCTCGCCTGCGTGATCGCGCTGCTGATCGTGCTGGTGCAGCCGTTGCTGATCATCTTTGCCGGCGTCGTGTTCGCGGCGCTGCTCGATGGTGGCGTGCGGCTGCTCGGGCGGGTGCTGCCGATCGGGCGTGGCTGGCGGTTGCTGATCGTCGTGTTGCTGACGTTCGCGTTCCTGGTGGGCACGTTCGTGCTGACCGGCGTGCAAGTCACCGAGCAGGTAACACAGCTGCGGTCGACTCTGGAATCGCAGGCCAACCGCTTCACCGGCTATTTGACCACGCAGGGGCTGATGCCGGGCGCATCGGACGTCAACGGGATCGTCAAGCAGGCGCTCGGCTCGGTCGGGCGAGTGACGTCGTGGGTGGGTAGCGCGATCGGCGCGATCACCAGCATGTTCATGATCCTGATTCTCGGGCTGTTCATCGCGATGGACCCGGGGACGTACTCGCGGGGGCTCCAGTGGATGGTGCCACTCGACCTGCGCCCCGAGTTCGCCAGGACTTTGGTCAAGATGGGCGCGACGTTGCGGCGGTTGCTCGCCGGGCGCCTGCTCGGGATGGCGGTCGAGGGTGTCGCGAGCGGTATCGCGCTGGCGGTCGGCGGCGTGCCGATGGCGATGCTGCTCGGCATCATCGCGGGTATTCTCGCGTTCATTCCGAACGTCGGCGCGATCGTGACCGGCGTGCTGATGGTCGCGGTCGGGTTCAGCGCGGGTGTCGATACTGGCTATTGGGCGATCGGCACGTATCTCGTCGTGCAGACGATCGACGGGTATGTGATCGTGCCGATGGTCGCCAAGCGGACTGTCGATCTGCCGCCAGCGTTGACGTTGGGTGCGCAGATCCTGGCGAGCGCGCTGTTCGGGATTCTGGGGCTGGCGCTGGCTGATCCGATGACTGCGATGTTGAAGACCGCGCTGGAGCGACGGTCTGAGCGGGAAGAGGAGAAGGCTGAGGCTGACGAGGGGGCTGCCACTCCTGCGTGA
- the coxB gene encoding cytochrome c oxidase subunit II produces MAAGLALASLGGVAGHAAQPASTLAATPAPQAAAAPGGVSNTAPTTAAATPTANPSSPELAMDGAPAMTVKPMIGQPTDGLFGLQPQVTKNGQFAHWMHNSILVPTITIISLFVLALLFWVSFRYRKARNPVASKTSHNTFIEIIWTLAPVVILVLIAVPSIGLLQAQFKPAPSGAVTLKAIGNQWYWTYQYPDNGGFEITANMLKEKADVAAGERGRTDADGPKLLATDNRIVLPVGVPIRLITTSNDVIHSWAVPAFWIKLDAIPGRLNETSFTIEKPGLYFGQCSELCGARHGYMPIAVEAVPPAEYAAWVKAKGGTMPTPGKASDKVIPQPGADGSAAKVEESAETANATGPVENVTTAAPATTQGATSNPAGAGNAGQ; encoded by the coding sequence ATGGCAGCGGGGCTCGCACTGGCGAGTCTCGGTGGTGTCGCCGGGCATGCGGCCCAGCCTGCGAGCACGCTAGCAGCGACGCCTGCGCCGCAGGCCGCCGCAGCACCGGGGGGCGTGTCGAACACTGCGCCGACGACCGCCGCAGCGACGCCCACCGCCAACCCGTCCAGCCCCGAGCTCGCGATGGACGGTGCGCCTGCGATGACGGTCAAGCCGATGATCGGCCAGCCCACGGACGGCCTGTTCGGCCTCCAGCCGCAGGTGACCAAGAACGGCCAGTTCGCGCACTGGATGCACAATTCGATCCTGGTGCCGACGATCACGATCATCTCGCTGTTCGTCCTCGCGCTCCTCTTCTGGGTCTCGTTCCGCTACCGCAAGGCACGCAACCCGGTCGCGTCGAAGACCAGCCACAATACCTTCATCGAGATCATCTGGACGCTGGCGCCGGTCGTGATCCTCGTCCTGATCGCGGTCCCCTCGATTGGCCTGCTGCAAGCGCAGTTCAAGCCCGCCCCCTCCGGCGCGGTGACGCTGAAGGCGATCGGCAATCAATGGTATTGGACCTACCAGTATCCCGACAATGGCGGCTTCGAGATCACCGCCAACATGCTGAAGGAAAAGGCTGACGTCGCCGCCGGCGAGCGTGGCCGCACCGATGCCGACGGCCCCAAGCTGCTCGCCACCGACAACCGCATCGTCCTTCCCGTCGGCGTGCCGATCCGCCTGATCACGACGTCGAACGACGTGATCCACAGCTGGGCGGTCCCCGCGTTCTGGATCAAGCTCGACGCGATCCCCGGCCGCCTGAACGAGACCAGCTTCACGATCGAAAAGCCCGGCCTGTATTTCGGCCAGTGCTCCGAGCTGTGCGGCGCGCGCCACGGCTATATGCCGATCGCGGTCGAGGCGGTTCCACCCGCCGAATACGCGGCATGGGTCAAGGCTAAGGGCGGCACGATGCCGACCCCCGGCAAGGCGTCCGACAAGGTCATCCCGCAGCCCGGCGCCGATGGCTCCGCGGCGAAGGTCGAGGAGTCCGCGGAAACCGCTAACGCCACCGGCCCTGTGGAAAACGTAACGACCGCAGCCCCTGCGACCACGCAGGGCGCGACCTCAAACCCGGCCGGCGCCGGCAACGCGGGACAGTAA
- a CDS encoding DUF2141 domain-containing protein, whose translation MIRACVALAAIVALTGSNGAQVLGSDAAACRPGEGPAIAVEVTGLKDRTGELKLELYPDDEAGFLKDDHVLIAAGKTFRRVVVPTPPSGAPMLCIRVPRPGRYALLLTHNRDGKNKFSFWTDGAGFASNVKLGRSRPKVEQALVEVGAGVTTVRITVQYLRGLGGFGPVTP comes from the coding sequence GTGATCCGCGCCTGTGTCGCGCTGGCCGCGATCGTTGCGCTTACAGGGTCGAACGGCGCGCAGGTGCTCGGTAGCGATGCGGCGGCGTGCCGGCCGGGTGAGGGGCCGGCGATCGCGGTCGAGGTCACCGGGCTGAAGGATCGTACGGGCGAGTTGAAGCTCGAACTCTATCCTGATGACGAAGCGGGCTTTCTCAAAGACGACCACGTGCTGATCGCGGCGGGCAAGACGTTTCGGCGGGTGGTGGTACCGACGCCGCCGAGCGGGGCGCCGATGCTGTGCATCCGCGTGCCGCGGCCGGGCCGCTATGCGCTGTTGTTGACGCATAATCGCGACGGGAAGAACAAGTTCAGCTTCTGGACCGATGGTGCGGGGTTCGCGAGCAACGTGAAGCTCGGGCGGTCGCGGCCGAAGGTCGAGCAGGCGCTGGTCGAGGTGGGCGCGGGCGTCACGACGGTGCGGATCACCGTGCAGTATCTGCGCGGGCTCGGCGGGTTCGGGCCCGTCACGCCGTGA
- a CDS encoding pyridoxine 5'-phosphate synthase produces MSPSGNDHLRLGVNIDHVATVRNARGAGYPDPVRAALVAAAAGADGITAHLREDRRHITDDDIARLSAELTIPLNLEMAATDEMLGIALRHKPHAACIVPEKREELTTEGGLDVAGHYGRMARLVDALAGAGIRVSLFIEPDARQIEAAVRLKVPVVELHTGLYAELSGEARVVELRRLSDAAALAAKNGIEVHAGHGLTYDNVAPIAAIRQVRELNIGHFLVGEALFVGLGEAVRLMREAMDAAR; encoded by the coding sequence ATGAGCCCCTCCGGCAACGACCACCTGCGCCTTGGGGTGAACATCGATCACGTCGCGACCGTGCGAAATGCGCGGGGGGCGGGGTATCCCGATCCGGTGCGCGCGGCTTTGGTCGCAGCGGCGGCGGGGGCGGACGGCATCACCGCGCATCTGCGGGAGGATCGCCGGCACATTACGGACGACGACATCGCGCGGCTGTCGGCTGAGCTGACGATCCCGCTCAACCTGGAGATGGCGGCAACCGACGAGATGCTCGGCATCGCGCTGCGCCACAAGCCGCACGCGGCATGCATCGTGCCGGAAAAGCGCGAGGAACTGACCACCGAGGGCGGGCTCGACGTCGCCGGGCATTACGGCCGGATGGCGCGGCTGGTCGATGCACTGGCGGGGGCGGGCATCCGCGTGTCGCTGTTCATCGAGCCCGACGCGAGGCAGATCGAGGCGGCGGTCCGGCTCAAGGTGCCGGTGGTGGAGCTGCACACCGGGCTGTATGCGGAATTGTCGGGCGAGGCGCGGGTGGTGGAGCTGCGGCGGCTGAGCGACGCGGCGGCGTTGGCGGCGAAGAACGGCATCGAGGTGCATGCGGGGCACGGGCTGACCTACGACAACGTAGCACCGATCGCGGCTATCCGGCAGGTTCGGGAGCTGAACATCGGGCATTTCCTTGTCGGCGAGGCGCTGTTCGTCGGGCTTGGTGAAGCGGTTCGGCTGATGCGTGAGGCTATGGATGCGGCGCGATAG
- the pyrE gene encoding orotate phosphoribosyltransferase, which yields MTEDDVLAEFRAAEALLEGHFILSSGLRSSRYLQCARVLMDPARGARLSEALVASIPAELRAQIDIVVSPAMGGVIAGHEMGRALGVEAVFLERPDGVFELRRGFRLAPGQRVLMMEDVVTTGLSSREAIAAIGRAGGVTVAAAALVDRSNGTADLGVPFFPLIRLDVPTYPADALPRELAAIPAIKPGSRAAA from the coding sequence ATGACCGAAGACGACGTGCTCGCCGAATTCCGCGCTGCCGAAGCGTTGCTCGAAGGGCATTTCATCCTGTCCTCCGGCCTGCGCAGTTCGCGCTACCTGCAATGCGCGCGGGTTTTGATGGATCCCGCACGTGGCGCTCGGCTGTCGGAAGCGCTGGTGGCGTCGATCCCGGCCGAGTTGCGTGCGCAGATCGATATCGTGGTGTCGCCGGCGATGGGCGGCGTGATTGCCGGCCACGAAATGGGCCGCGCGCTGGGTGTCGAGGCGGTATTCCTCGAGCGGCCCGACGGCGTGTTCGAACTGCGTCGCGGGTTCCGCTTGGCGCCGGGCCAGCGCGTGCTGATGATGGAGGACGTCGTCACCACCGGGCTGTCGTCGCGCGAGGCGATCGCGGCGATCGGGCGCGCGGGCGGCGTGACGGTCGCGGCGGCGGCGCTGGTCGATCGCTCGAACGGGACGGCGGACCTGGGTGTGCCGTTCTTCCCGCTGATCCGGCTCGACGTGCCGACCTATCCGGCTGATGCGTTGCCGCGCGAACTCGCCGCGATCCCTGCGATCAAGCCTGGAAGTAGGGCGGCGGCATGA
- the lepB gene encoding signal peptidase I, with product MKDAALDGNEFQEKPLAQTAADTAPPASTTPETGSETGRRRGTDWWGEVKGIFWLILVVLGFHSFIAKPFYIPSESMLPGLRIGDRLVVTKFAYGWSFVSPTIPNPVAIFKGVVLRQQEDSWSVSLPFIHGRLFGSLPTRGDVVIVTPPGTHNDYIKRVIGLPGDKLAVRGGIVFLNGVAVKRGPLHDTLIPVDTNSPCSEIDYPGARETLPDGREMCRLPTYTETLPNGRRYETIDLESDSQGDNFAEVTIPANHVFLMGDNRDRSADSRFALSHLGLGGPVPYENLGGRAEFITFSLDGDATFNPLSWWSSLRPDRAGTSLHPAKAN from the coding sequence ATGAAGGACGCGGCGTTGGACGGCAACGAGTTCCAGGAAAAGCCCCTCGCGCAGACCGCGGCCGATACCGCGCCACCGGCCAGCACCACACCGGAAACTGGTTCCGAGACTGGCCGCCGCCGCGGCACCGACTGGTGGGGCGAGGTGAAGGGCATATTCTGGCTGATCCTGGTCGTGCTCGGCTTCCACAGCTTCATCGCCAAGCCCTTCTATATTCCCAGCGAATCGATGCTGCCGGGCCTGCGCATCGGCGACCGGCTGGTGGTGACCAAGTTCGCGTACGGCTGGTCGTTCGTGTCGCCGACGATCCCCAACCCGGTCGCGATCTTCAAGGGCGTCGTGCTGCGCCAGCAGGAGGACAGCTGGAGTGTGTCGCTGCCGTTCATCCACGGCCGCCTGTTCGGCTCGCTGCCGACGCGCGGCGACGTGGTGATCGTGACGCCGCCGGGCACGCATAACGACTATATCAAGCGCGTCATCGGCCTGCCCGGCGACAAGCTGGCCGTGCGCGGCGGGATCGTGTTCCTCAACGGCGTGGCAGTGAAGCGCGGCCCCTTGCACGACACGCTGATCCCGGTCGATACCAACAGCCCGTGCAGCGAGATCGACTATCCCGGTGCGCGCGAGACGCTGCCCGACGGGCGCGAGATGTGCCGCCTGCCGACCTATACCGAGACGCTGCCCAACGGCCGCCGCTACGAGACGATCGATCTGGAGTCCGACAGCCAGGGCGACAATTTCGCGGAAGTTACGATCCCCGCGAACCACGTCTTCCTGATGGGCGACAACCGCGATCGCTCGGCCGACAGCCGGTTCGCGCTGAGCCATCTCGGACTTGGCGGTCCGGTGCCGTACGAGAATCTCGGTGGCCGTGCGGAGTTCATCACCTTCAGCCTCGACGGCGATGCGACGTTCAACCCGCTGAGCTGGTGGAGTTCGCTGCGCCCGGATCGCGCGGGCACCTCGCTGCACCCCGCCAAGGCGAACTGA